A region from the Microbacterium lacus genome encodes:
- a CDS encoding M23 family metallopeptidase: MPGTTVPTTPLPATTPSTPPSPSSPAVPTQLSDTSSYTATPTAPTSFARYFPTNPWIYNGQPGTRYLDPRETDSRGVTRLHLGIDAQGAERQPIFAVAAGTVIGGTWGTSRRDRHGYGNQIEIAHAEGYATRYAHLAEPPLVAEGEHVEAGQLIGYMGGSQRGDLNAVPRHLHFEVTKDGVNVDPLAFLGAATTAPEPGVGTASTPPTGPFLQEIRTRPDGGYVTVSTGLPVSSSVYSAVDMGGDSAQIMASAGGTLHQMAVVAGTWTDVDTHLPLDATSISAVDSGTGFAELFAVEGGRLFHITGDAAGWTKTWTGHFFSGTVSAVRMPDGTVHAMLQQSGYLYYLHPAQGALWDVTDTGLRAGDRVDAVLGETGTPEAMTVIGGEVHRITVVDGVWQSQRTGLPASGSVAAVYAGGGWPIAISAEPHAVGVSRVTNGVWTRYLYGVLATGPFEAVTLRNAGTVLYSVG, encoded by the coding sequence GTGCCCGGTACCACCGTGCCGACGACCCCGCTCCCCGCCACCACGCCGAGCACCCCGCCGTCACCGTCCAGCCCGGCCGTTCCGACCCAGCTCAGCGATACGTCCTCGTACACCGCCACCCCGACGGCACCCACGTCGTTCGCCCGCTACTTTCCGACCAATCCGTGGATCTACAACGGTCAGCCCGGGACCCGCTACCTCGACCCGCGGGAGACCGACTCCCGAGGGGTCACCCGTCTTCACCTCGGCATCGACGCGCAGGGCGCCGAACGGCAACCCATCTTCGCCGTGGCGGCCGGAACCGTCATCGGGGGGACGTGGGGAACGTCGCGTCGCGACCGTCACGGATACGGCAACCAGATCGAGATCGCCCACGCCGAGGGATACGCCACACGCTACGCCCATCTCGCCGAACCCCCGCTGGTCGCCGAAGGCGAACACGTAGAGGCGGGGCAGCTCATCGGATACATGGGTGGGAGCCAGCGCGGCGACCTGAACGCGGTTCCGCGCCACCTGCACTTCGAAGTGACCAAGGACGGCGTGAATGTCGACCCGCTCGCGTTTCTCGGCGCAGCGACGACGGCGCCGGAGCCCGGCGTGGGGACCGCGTCGACACCACCCACCGGGCCGTTCCTTCAGGAGATCCGGACGAGGCCCGATGGCGGCTACGTCACCGTATCGACCGGCCTGCCTGTGAGCTCATCCGTCTACAGCGCCGTGGACATGGGTGGCGACTCGGCGCAGATCATGGCGAGCGCCGGAGGCACGCTGCATCAGATGGCCGTCGTCGCCGGCACCTGGACCGACGTCGACACGCACCTCCCCCTCGACGCGACGAGCATCTCGGCGGTGGACTCCGGCACCGGCTTCGCCGAGCTGTTCGCCGTCGAAGGCGGGCGCCTGTTCCACATCACCGGCGACGCCGCCGGGTGGACCAAAACCTGGACAGGTCACTTCTTCTCCGGCACGGTGAGCGCCGTCCGAATGCCGGACGGAACGGTGCACGCCATGCTGCAGCAGTCCGGATACCTCTACTACCTGCACCCCGCCCAGGGCGCCCTCTGGGATGTCACCGACACCGGCCTCAGAGCGGGCGACCGCGTCGACGCTGTCCTCGGCGAGACCGGCACGCCGGAGGCCATGACGGTCATCGGCGGCGAAGTTCACCGCATCACCGTGGTGGACGGGGTATGGCAATCTCAGCGCACCGGACTTCCGGCCTCCGGCTCTGTCGCCGCCGTCTACGCCGGCGGCGGTTGGCCGATCGCGATCAGCGCGGAGCCGCACGCTGTGGGAGTCTCCCGGGTCACCAACGGG